A window of Solanum stenotomum isolate F172 chromosome 3, ASM1918654v1, whole genome shotgun sequence contains these coding sequences:
- the LOC125857667 gene encoding uncharacterized protein LOC125857667 isoform X8, giving the protein MESKVDELSGETVTSDGAVLAKLKDPKSFEGLDDNMSCIGRGDEGNKLSSFSKTSEDKSSLQCSSTSSGRTINNQTSAGCVHVKVEADDGSPVDHSKQNESSGEEDNKAPTEATSSRNAHSTGDCLENNHSLLKNDVASEASDDRPADTCPEKNDQKNVGSPVSSDTKDALQSQQMDESEDSDIEELDVKVCDICGDAGREDLLAICCKCTDGAEHTYCMREMLQKVPEGDWMCEECKFDEEMKNRKEDKSVKFDGNGKSYPTGQKIAVGNTGLTIKTESKPPDFEGDIASDPKTPGKRRMDDTEVSSAAKKQALEPVLASPKTLSPNKLPALSRESSFKNSDKGKLKSANLISSGGLSVHDTPAWGSRLQTSRGTFSKSNSFSSLAAKRKVLLVDESFLPKQKLVRESTGLDAKESSTRSMSKSMSFRSISTSRNNVSESKVKMLSPRVFPAQDKAQMQTKERNQFERKNSFRSERSPGTSVPSRTDQRSAFRGDPSPLPSSSNICDLRTGQLDSKPMSLLKSSGAVARRTQDLSVHSDEAKKQASHTSISTGAPAANKISSSDQRPDQSSARDDSLPNSYIAERPTSNTGEGLLDGLPQPSESKNVGERIKESSGRRLKHTGTGTKSLFCQKCKGSGHLTDSCTVDGSELVASDVSAVKNSREAPNGTSNLKAAIEAAMLKKPGVCWKNRVVDQSDDLAVSNTNAETMTPDQLCGSSSRRMFSSNEDGHGVSLNSMTVSHKQEIGSLRQLSVLPAEALTGAGNLVPILLSDEKSSLVDLHRYSQAAMSILSKTAFPEHEYIWQGAFEVQKSGRSLDLCDGIQAHLSSCASPNVLDAVHKFPQKVLFNEVSRLSTWPIQFQEYGVKEDNIALFFFAQDIGSYERCYKILLENMIRNDTALKANLQGVELLIFPSNRLPEKSQRWNMMFFLWGVFRVKKVQATTGKPSLVPQDTPKLIMPFPENIHCLEPVDNVTSGNVSMDGEVTASKKSSCPLVNGNVDSKAAQVCKGDSADTKVEHLEPRSMSSVPASHMDFAPERRQFGIFQVVGDAGRECKVEVLSSSAPSANSQPSRSVDEAAGHMQEKTSVGSMEKGFCSTNGRKFEINLEDEYKDEEASETSGSAATEPTRKALNSDVSNHLKRPRSVETVMQSADSGVNRATRLFNDNDLLVEEAHHDKKLKTSVGGPYGNSEQTSCSSDDFLSRMRGSSYGPYLPDTGYDEALSKAPVPECSESAERYFFPVDPNPGNASSTPWQMHHPDNDRLSDRVPNLELALGGESNSRTRGIPPFLVGKVDKKIIQLQGGETQLLTQGIPPFLVGKVDKKIIQDQGGETHPPTPGIPPFLVGKVDKNIIQDQGGETHPPTPGIPSFLVGKVDKKVSQDHSSVGVKEVEDVSASLSLSLSFPFPEKEQQKGSISQTEQAIPETRRSNTPLLFFRGLGNK; this is encoded by the exons ATGGAGTCAAAAGTTGATGAATTATCTGGAGAAACAG TTACTTCAGATGGTGCAGTGCTTGCGAAGTTGAAGGATCCCAAATCTTTTGAAGGCCTTGATGACAACATGTCATGTATCGGTAGAGGCGATGAAGGTAATAAATTATCCAGCTTCAGTAAGACGAGTGAAGACAAATCAAGTCTTCAGTGTTCTTCTACTTCCAGTGGGAGGACTATAAATAATCAAACTTCTGCTGGATGTGTACACGTGAAAGTTGAGGCTGATGATGGTAGTCCAGTTGACCATAGTAAGCAGAATGAAAGCAGTGGGGAAGAAGATAACAAGGCACCTACTGAGGCGACCTCATCAAGAAATGCACATAGTACAGGAGACTGTTTGGAAAATAACCATTCATTATTAAAGAATGACGTGGCATCTGAAGCTTCTGATGATCGACCTGCTGATACTTGTCCTGAGAAGAATGACCAAAAGAATGTTGGATCACCTGTTTCCTCTGATACAAAGGACGCCTTACAATCACAGCAAATGGATGAGAGTGAGGATTCTGACATTGAGGAGCTAGAT GTGAAAGTTTGTGATATATGTGGAGATGCTGGTCGGGAGGATTTACTTGCCATATGTTGTAAATGTACAGATGGTGCAGAACATAC TTATTGCATGCGagaaatgttacaaaaagtTCCAGAGGGTGATTGGATGTGCGAGGAATGCAAATTTGATGAGGAAATGAAAAATCGGAAAGAAGATAAATCAGTGAAGTTTGATGGAAATGGAAAAAGTTATCCTACTGGTCAAAAAATTGCTGTTGGCAATACAGGCCTTACCATAAAAACGGAATCAAAGCCTCCTGATTTTGAGGGTGACATAGCTTCTGACCCTAAAACTCCTGGCAAGAGGCGCATGGATGATACTGAAGTTTCTTCTGCAGCAAAGAAGCAGGCTCTTGAACCAGTTCTGGCATCACCAAAAACACTGAGTCCCAATAAACTTCCTGCCCTTTCTCGTGAAAGTTCATTTAAAAACTCAGATAAGGGGAAGTTGAAATCTGCTAATCTGATTTCTTCTGGAGGTCTTTCTGTTCATGATACTCCAGCTTGGGGGTCACGACTACAAACTTCTAGAg GTACCTTTTCGAAGTCTAATTCTTTCAGTTCCCTGGCTGCAAAACGAAAAGTGCTACTTGTAGATGAAAGTTTCCTCCCGAAGCAGAAATTGGTCAGAGAGTCCACTGGTCTTGATGCGAAAGAGAGTTCTACTCGATCAATGAGCAAATCTATGTCATTTAGATCGATAAGCACTAGCCGCAACAATGTCTCTGAATCAAAAGTTAAGATGTTATCCCCTAGGGTTTTCCCTGCTCAGGACAAAGCACAAATGCAGACAAAAGAACGAAATCAATTTGAAAGGAAGAATTCTTTTAGATCAGAGCGTTCTCCCGGTACTTCTGTTCCTTCTAGAACCGATCAAAGATCAGCATTTCGAGGTGATCCTTCACCACTTCCTTCCTCAAGTAATATCTGTGATTTGCGAACAGGTCAGCTTGACAGCAAACCTATGTCACTATTGAAATCTTCTGGTGCTGTTGCTCGTAGGACACAGGATTTATCTGTTCATTCAG ATGAAGCTAAGAAGCAGGCATCTCACACATCCATCTCTACAGGAGCTCCTGCTGCCAATAAAATTAGTAGCTCTGATCAGCGACCTGACCAGAGTAGTGCAAGAGATGATTCTTTGCCAAACTCTTATATTGCTGAGAGACCAACATCTAACACTGGTGAGGGTCTGTTGGATGGACTGCCCCAGCCAAGTGAATCAAAAAATGTTGGTGAGAGAATAAAGGAGAGTTCTGGGAGACGCTTAAAACACACTGGAACTGGTACTAAGTCACTCTTCTGCCAGAAGTGTAAAGGAAGCGGTCACTTGACAGATAGTTGCACTGTTGATGGGTCTGAATTAGTCGCTTCTGATGTTTCTGCTGTAAAAAATTCTAGAGAGGCCCCAAATGGCACCAGCAATCTTAAAGCTGCAATTGAGGCGGCTATGCTAAAGAAGCCTGGAGTATGCTGGAAGAATAGGGTTGTTGATCAATCTGATGATTTAGCTGTGTCAAACACAAATGCTGAAACAATGACTCCGGATCAATTATGTGGTTCAAGTAGCAGAAGAATGTTTTCTTCCAACGAGGATGGCCATGGGGTGTCATTGAACTCTATGACTGTCTCTCATAAACAGGAAATCGGTAGCTTGAGGCAGCTATCAGTGCTTCCTGCTGAAGCCCTTACCGGAGCAGGAAATCTGGTGCCTATTCTTCTGTCTGATGAAAAATCTTCACTTGTTGATTTACATAGATATTCACAAGCGGCAATGTCAATACTTTCGAAGACAGCATTTCCAGAGCATGAATATATATGGCA GGGTGCTTTTGAGGTTCAGAAGAGTGGAAGAAGTCTTGACCTATGTGATGGAATTCAGGCTCATTTATCAAGTTGTGCATCACCCAACGTTCTTGACGCAGTACACAAATTTCCTCAAAAGGTCCTCTTTAATGAGGTATCACGATTGAGCACTTGGCCAATACAATTTCAGGAGTATGGTGTTAAAGAAGATAATATTGCACTGTTCTTTTTTGCTCAAGATATTGGAAG CTATGAGAGGTGCTACAAAATTTTGCTGGAGAATATGATTAGGAATGACACGGCTCTCAAAGCGAATCTTCAAGGTGTTGAACTTCTGATATTCCCATCTAACAGACTTCCTGAAAAATCTCAAC GGTGGAATATGATGTTCTTCCTATGGGGTGTCTTTAGAGTAAAGAAGGTGCAGGCAACAACTGGAAAGCCATCTCTTGTACCCCAAGATACTCCAAAATTAATCATGCCTTTTCCAGAGAATATACATTGCCTCGAACCTGTAGACAATGTTACAAGTGGTAATGTTTCCATGGATGGTGAGGTAACTGCTTCAAAGAAGTCTAGCTGTCCATTAGTTAATGGAAATGTTGATTCTAAAGCGGCCCAAGTATGCAAAGGTGACTCTGCAGACACAAAGGTGGAGCATCTGGAGCCTAGGTCCATGTCTTCTGTACCGGCCAGCCACATGGATTTTGCCCCAGAGAGGAGACAGTTTGGCATTTTCCAG GTGGTTGGAGATGCTGGACGTGAATGCAAAGTGGAAGTGCTAAGTAGTTCTGCACCATCTGCCAATTCTCAGCCATCCCGCTCTGTTGATGAAGCTGCAGGTCATATGCAGGAGAAAACTTCTGTGGGCAGCATGGAGAAAGGCTTCTGTAGCACAAATGGTAGGAAATTTGAGATAAATCTGGAAGATGAATATAAAGATGAAGAGGCATCTGAAACGAGTGGAAGTGCAGCTACGGAACCGACACGGAAGGCGCTCAATAGTGATGTGTCAAACCACCTGAAACGTCCCCGTTCAGTGGAGACCGTGATGCAATCTGCTGACTCTGGAGTTAATCGAGCAACTCGACTTTTTAATGATAATGACCTTCTAGTTGAAGAGGCACACCATGACAAAAAATTGAAGACTAGTGTTGGTGGACCTTATGGTAATAGCGAGCAAACTAGTTGTTCCAGTGATGATTTTTTGTCACGGATGCGTGGTTCCTCTTATGGACCCTACCTTCCGGATACTGGGTATGATGAAGCTCTGAGTAAAGCACCTGTTCCGGAGTGCTCAGAGAGTGCTGAAAGATATTTCTTCCCTGTTGATCCAAATCCTGGTAATGCTAGCTCGACGCCTTGGCAAATGCATCATCCAGACAATGATCGGCTTAGTGATAGAGTCCCGAATCTTGAGCTAGCATTAGGTGGTGAGTCAAATTCACGGACTCGGGGAATCCCACCCTTTTTAGTTGGGAAAGTAGACAAGAAAATCATTCAGCTCCAAGGTGGTGAGACACAATTGCTGACTCAGGGAATCCCACCCTTTTTAGTTGGGAAAGTAGACAAGAAAATCATTCAGGACCAGGGTGGTGAGACACATCCACCAACTCCGGGAATCCCACCCTTTTTAGTTGGGAAAGTAGACAAGAATATCATTCAGGACCAGGGTGGTGAGACACATCCGCCAACTCCAGGAATCCCATCGTTTTTAGTTGGGAAAGTAGACAAGAAAGTCAGTCAGGACCATTCTTCAGTTGGAGTGAAGGAGGTAGAGGATGTCTCTGCTTCTCTCTCCCTTTCTCTTTCATTTCCTTTCCCGGAAAAGGAACAACAGAAAGGTTCTATTTCACAAACTGAGCAAGCAATACCTGAAACAAGACGCAGTAATACACCTCTCCTCTTCTTTAGGGGACTCGGCAACAAGTAG
- the LOC125857667 gene encoding uncharacterized protein LOC125857667 isoform X7: protein MESKVDELSGETGINSLSFSVNDVSSSDKTRKCEIRQSSKIDSAIRTSSSSLSFSSNAEVKANARTSDVSSVTSDGAVLAKLKDPKSFEGLDDNMSCIGRGDEGNKLSSFSKTSEDKSSLQCSSTSSGRTINNQTSAGCVHVKVEADDGSPVDHSKQNESSGEEDNKAPTEATSSRNAHSTGDCLENNHSLLKNDVASEASDDRPADTCPEKNDQKNVGSPVSSDTKDALQSQQMDESEDSDIEELDVKVCDICGDAGREDLLAICCKCTDGAEHTYCMREMLQKVPEGDWMCEECKFDEEMKNRKEDKSVKFDGNGKSYPTGQKIAVGNTGLTIKTESKPPDFEGDIASDPKTPGKRRMDDTEVSSAAKKQALEPVLASPKTLSPNKLPALSRESSFKNSDKGKLKSANLISSGGLSVHDTPAWGSRLQTSRGTFSKSNSFSSLAAKRKVLLVDESFLPKQKLVRESTGLDAKESSTRSMSKSMSFRSISTSRNNVSESKVKMLSPRVFPAQDKAQMQTKERNQFERKNSFRSERSPGTSVPSRTDQRSAFRGDPSPLPSSSNICDLRTGQLDSKPMSLLKSSGAVARRTQDLSVHSDEAKKQASHTSISTGAPAANKISSSDQRPDQSSARDDSLPNSYIAERPTSNTGEGLLDGLPQPSESKNVGERIKESSGRRLKHTGTGTKSLFCQKCKGSGHLTDSCTVDGSELVASDVSAVKNSREAPNGTSNLKAAIEAAMLKKPGVCWKNRVVDQSDDLAVSNTNAETMTPDQLCGSSSRRMFSSNEDGHGVSLNSMTVSHKQEIGSLRQLSVLPAEALTGAGNLVPILLSDEKSSLVDLHRYSQAAMSILSKTAFPEHEYIWQGAFEVQKSGRSLDLCDGIQAHLSSCASPNVLDAVHKFPQKVLFNEVSRLSTWPIQFQEYGVKEDNIALFFFAQDIGSYERCYKILLENMIRNDTALKANLQGVELLIFPSNRLPEKSQRWNMMFFLWGVFRVKKVQATTGKPSLVPQDTPKLIMPFPENIHCLEPVDNVTSGNVSMDGEVTASKKSSCPLVNGNVDSKAAQVCKGDSADTKVEHLEPRSMSSVPASHMDFAPERRQFGIFQVVGDAGRECKVEVLSSSAPSANSQPSRSVDEAAGHMQEKTSVGSMEKGFCSTNGRKFEINLEDEYKDEEASETSGSAATEPTRKALNSDVSNHLKRPRSVETVMQSADSGVNRATRLFNDNDLLVEEAHHDKKLKTSVGGPYGNSEQTSCSSDDFLSRMRGSSYGPYLPDTGYDEALSKAPVPECSESAERYFFPVDPNPGNASSTPWQMHHPDNDRLSDRVPNLELALGGESNSRTRGIPPFLVGKVDKKIIQLQGGETQLLTQGIPPFLVGKVDKKIIQDQGGETHPPTPGIPPFLVGKVDKNIIQDQGGETHPPTPGIPSFLVGKVDKKVSQDHSSVGVKEVEDVSASLSLSLSFPFPEKEQQKGSISQTEQAIPETRRSNTPLLFFRGLGNK from the exons ATGGAGTCAAAAGTTGATGAATTATCTGGAGAAACAGGTATAAATAGCTTAAGTTTCTCTGTCAATGATGTTTCGTCTTCTGATAAGACTAGAAAATGTGAAATTAGACAGAGTAGTAAAATAGACAGTGCAATCCGCACTAGTTCAAGTAGCTTATCTTTCTCTTCAAACGCTGAAGTTAAAGCAAATGCAAGGACTTCTGATGTTTCATCAGTTACTTCAGATGGTGCAGTGCTTGCGAAGTTGAAGGATCCCAAATCTTTTGAAGGCCTTGATGACAACATGTCATGTATCGGTAGAGGCGATGAAGGTAATAAATTATCCAGCTTCAGTAAGACGAGTGAAGACAAATCAAGTCTTCAGTGTTCTTCTACTTCCAGTGGGAGGACTATAAATAATCAAACTTCTGCTGGATGTGTACACGTGAAAGTTGAGGCTGATGATGGTAGTCCAGTTGACCATAGTAAGCAGAATGAAAGCAGTGGGGAAGAAGATAACAAGGCACCTACTGAGGCGACCTCATCAAGAAATGCACATAGTACAGGAGACTGTTTGGAAAATAACCATTCATTATTAAAGAATGACGTGGCATCTGAAGCTTCTGATGATCGACCTGCTGATACTTGTCCTGAGAAGAATGACCAAAAGAATGTTGGATCACCTGTTTCCTCTGATACAAAGGACGCCTTACAATCACAGCAAATGGATGAGAGTGAGGATTCTGACATTGAGGAGCTAGAT GTGAAAGTTTGTGATATATGTGGAGATGCTGGTCGGGAGGATTTACTTGCCATATGTTGTAAATGTACAGATGGTGCAGAACATAC TTATTGCATGCGagaaatgttacaaaaagtTCCAGAGGGTGATTGGATGTGCGAGGAATGCAAATTTGATGAGGAAATGAAAAATCGGAAAGAAGATAAATCAGTGAAGTTTGATGGAAATGGAAAAAGTTATCCTACTGGTCAAAAAATTGCTGTTGGCAATACAGGCCTTACCATAAAAACGGAATCAAAGCCTCCTGATTTTGAGGGTGACATAGCTTCTGACCCTAAAACTCCTGGCAAGAGGCGCATGGATGATACTGAAGTTTCTTCTGCAGCAAAGAAGCAGGCTCTTGAACCAGTTCTGGCATCACCAAAAACACTGAGTCCCAATAAACTTCCTGCCCTTTCTCGTGAAAGTTCATTTAAAAACTCAGATAAGGGGAAGTTGAAATCTGCTAATCTGATTTCTTCTGGAGGTCTTTCTGTTCATGATACTCCAGCTTGGGGGTCACGACTACAAACTTCTAGAg GTACCTTTTCGAAGTCTAATTCTTTCAGTTCCCTGGCTGCAAAACGAAAAGTGCTACTTGTAGATGAAAGTTTCCTCCCGAAGCAGAAATTGGTCAGAGAGTCCACTGGTCTTGATGCGAAAGAGAGTTCTACTCGATCAATGAGCAAATCTATGTCATTTAGATCGATAAGCACTAGCCGCAACAATGTCTCTGAATCAAAAGTTAAGATGTTATCCCCTAGGGTTTTCCCTGCTCAGGACAAAGCACAAATGCAGACAAAAGAACGAAATCAATTTGAAAGGAAGAATTCTTTTAGATCAGAGCGTTCTCCCGGTACTTCTGTTCCTTCTAGAACCGATCAAAGATCAGCATTTCGAGGTGATCCTTCACCACTTCCTTCCTCAAGTAATATCTGTGATTTGCGAACAGGTCAGCTTGACAGCAAACCTATGTCACTATTGAAATCTTCTGGTGCTGTTGCTCGTAGGACACAGGATTTATCTGTTCATTCAG ATGAAGCTAAGAAGCAGGCATCTCACACATCCATCTCTACAGGAGCTCCTGCTGCCAATAAAATTAGTAGCTCTGATCAGCGACCTGACCAGAGTAGTGCAAGAGATGATTCTTTGCCAAACTCTTATATTGCTGAGAGACCAACATCTAACACTGGTGAGGGTCTGTTGGATGGACTGCCCCAGCCAAGTGAATCAAAAAATGTTGGTGAGAGAATAAAGGAGAGTTCTGGGAGACGCTTAAAACACACTGGAACTGGTACTAAGTCACTCTTCTGCCAGAAGTGTAAAGGAAGCGGTCACTTGACAGATAGTTGCACTGTTGATGGGTCTGAATTAGTCGCTTCTGATGTTTCTGCTGTAAAAAATTCTAGAGAGGCCCCAAATGGCACCAGCAATCTTAAAGCTGCAATTGAGGCGGCTATGCTAAAGAAGCCTGGAGTATGCTGGAAGAATAGGGTTGTTGATCAATCTGATGATTTAGCTGTGTCAAACACAAATGCTGAAACAATGACTCCGGATCAATTATGTGGTTCAAGTAGCAGAAGAATGTTTTCTTCCAACGAGGATGGCCATGGGGTGTCATTGAACTCTATGACTGTCTCTCATAAACAGGAAATCGGTAGCTTGAGGCAGCTATCAGTGCTTCCTGCTGAAGCCCTTACCGGAGCAGGAAATCTGGTGCCTATTCTTCTGTCTGATGAAAAATCTTCACTTGTTGATTTACATAGATATTCACAAGCGGCAATGTCAATACTTTCGAAGACAGCATTTCCAGAGCATGAATATATATGGCA GGGTGCTTTTGAGGTTCAGAAGAGTGGAAGAAGTCTTGACCTATGTGATGGAATTCAGGCTCATTTATCAAGTTGTGCATCACCCAACGTTCTTGACGCAGTACACAAATTTCCTCAAAAGGTCCTCTTTAATGAGGTATCACGATTGAGCACTTGGCCAATACAATTTCAGGAGTATGGTGTTAAAGAAGATAATATTGCACTGTTCTTTTTTGCTCAAGATATTGGAAG CTATGAGAGGTGCTACAAAATTTTGCTGGAGAATATGATTAGGAATGACACGGCTCTCAAAGCGAATCTTCAAGGTGTTGAACTTCTGATATTCCCATCTAACAGACTTCCTGAAAAATCTCAAC GGTGGAATATGATGTTCTTCCTATGGGGTGTCTTTAGAGTAAAGAAGGTGCAGGCAACAACTGGAAAGCCATCTCTTGTACCCCAAGATACTCCAAAATTAATCATGCCTTTTCCAGAGAATATACATTGCCTCGAACCTGTAGACAATGTTACAAGTGGTAATGTTTCCATGGATGGTGAGGTAACTGCTTCAAAGAAGTCTAGCTGTCCATTAGTTAATGGAAATGTTGATTCTAAAGCGGCCCAAGTATGCAAAGGTGACTCTGCAGACACAAAGGTGGAGCATCTGGAGCCTAGGTCCATGTCTTCTGTACCGGCCAGCCACATGGATTTTGCCCCAGAGAGGAGACAGTTTGGCATTTTCCAG GTGGTTGGAGATGCTGGACGTGAATGCAAAGTGGAAGTGCTAAGTAGTTCTGCACCATCTGCCAATTCTCAGCCATCCCGCTCTGTTGATGAAGCTGCAGGTCATATGCAGGAGAAAACTTCTGTGGGCAGCATGGAGAAAGGCTTCTGTAGCACAAATGGTAGGAAATTTGAGATAAATCTGGAAGATGAATATAAAGATGAAGAGGCATCTGAAACGAGTGGAAGTGCAGCTACGGAACCGACACGGAAGGCGCTCAATAGTGATGTGTCAAACCACCTGAAACGTCCCCGTTCAGTGGAGACCGTGATGCAATCTGCTGACTCTGGAGTTAATCGAGCAACTCGACTTTTTAATGATAATGACCTTCTAGTTGAAGAGGCACACCATGACAAAAAATTGAAGACTAGTGTTGGTGGACCTTATGGTAATAGCGAGCAAACTAGTTGTTCCAGTGATGATTTTTTGTCACGGATGCGTGGTTCCTCTTATGGACCCTACCTTCCGGATACTGGGTATGATGAAGCTCTGAGTAAAGCACCTGTTCCGGAGTGCTCAGAGAGTGCTGAAAGATATTTCTTCCCTGTTGATCCAAATCCTGGTAATGCTAGCTCGACGCCTTGGCAAATGCATCATCCAGACAATGATCGGCTTAGTGATAGAGTCCCGAATCTTGAGCTAGCATTAGGTGGTGAGTCAAATTCACGGACTCGGGGAATCCCACCCTTTTTAGTTGGGAAAGTAGACAAGAAAATCATTCAGCTCCAAGGTGGTGAGACACAATTGCTGACTCAGGGAATCCCACCCTTTTTAGTTGGGAAAGTAGACAAGAAAATCATTCAGGACCAGGGTGGTGAGACACATCCACCAACTCCGGGAATCCCACCCTTTTTAGTTGGGAAAGTAGACAAGAATATCATTCAGGACCAGGGTGGTGAGACACATCCGCCAACTCCAGGAATCCCATCGTTTTTAGTTGGGAAAGTAGACAAGAAAGTCAGTCAGGACCATTCTTCAGTTGGAGTGAAGGAGGTAGAGGATGTCTCTGCTTCTCTCTCCCTTTCTCTTTCATTTCCTTTCCCGGAAAAGGAACAACAGAAAGGTTCTATTTCACAAACTGAGCAAGCAATACCTGAAACAAGACGCAGTAATACACCTCTCCTCTTCTTTAGGGGACTCGGCAACAAGTAG